The DNA region CCTGAATTGCTTGTTCTTGATTTAAATTTGATGTTATGGCGACCGATTTTATTCCTTTTTCTTTTAGGTTGCTTACCTGATCGTTCATTAATGCAATAAGAGGCGAAACAACTAAACAAACGCCTTTTTTTAATAAGCTTGGTACCTGATAGCAAATAGATTTTCCTCCGCCCGTGGGTAAAATAGCAACTGTGTTTTTACCTGCTTTTATACTATTGATAATCTGTTCTTGAGAAGCTCTAAAATCAAAATATCCCCAATACTTTTTTAAAATAGATTTGGCAGTATCCATTAGTTGTTTTCTATATTTTTGATAATAAAATCAATCCTAAAATTAATTTCGCCAACGGGTACTTCTAAAGGCTTATAACCCAATTCGGTATAAGCATTTTTTAAATGCTGATGCAATTCAACGGCCATATCAAAACTTTCGTAACGTTCGTTATCGGTTGTATAAATTTCTTTCCATGGCGGTAGTATAAAAACACCGTCATATGTATACGTTGCACTTTTTTGGAGGTAGATGTTTGGATATTCGGTATTTGTGTGATTCATGTAGGCATGAATATCAGGAATTCCTCTATCAAAAAAGGCAAAGTTTGTATCTAAAGCTGATGCCTCCAAAAATTGTTTTTCTCTACGTTCCAACAACATTTCACTAAACAGTAACGGGTCTTTTAAAAACAAGTATTCTATTCCGTTAGCTCTTGCTTCTAAAGTTATTTGCCTTGAAATTTCAGGTATACAAGTAAAATTTCTATGCTCTAATTCTTTTATTAAAGTCGTTTTTCCAGTGCCCGGCCCTCCAGTGATTACAATTTTTTTTGGAGATTTATTTTGATTACCTTCCATATAACAAAGAAACTAAATATTATCTGTATTTTTGTCAGCTAACCGTCATTTTTCTAAATTGGTATATTAATTGTTTTATAAGTTTAAAAAAAATAATGAGCGAACAAATTGAATTTTATAAAAAATTAAAACTTAGTTTAGAAGAAACTACTGAATTTCCAACAAAATATATGTTCAAGTTTATTATTCCTACTGATGACAGTAAGGTGTTACAAATAGAAAATATATTTAATTACACTGGAGCCGTAATTGATAAGAAATCTTCAAAAACAGGTAAGTACATAAGTTTGACTGTTTTAGTGCAAATGGCTGATGCTGATTCAATTATTGTTAAATACAAAGAAGTTTCTAAAGTTGAAGGTGTTATTTCTTTGTGATATTTTTAACAGGATTATAGAGAAATATAAAATATTTTTGGGCGTTCTAAAAAATGATCAAAATACACAATAGCACACTTTTTATGAATTTTAAGAACTTGTTGATTTGTCTATTCCTAGTAAACTTCATTTATATAGGTGCACAAACCAAAAAAGATATACTATTTACCGTTGCTGAACAACCCGTTTACAAGGGGGAGTTTATGCGGGTTTTTAACAAAAACAGAGATATTGTTGCAGAAGAACATAAAAAATCTGTTGAGGAGTATTTGGAACTGTACATAAACTATAAGCTAAAATTAAAACAGGCTTATGATCTTAAATATGATACTATTTCGTCATTTAAAAATGAATTGAATTCATATAGAGAGCAGTTGGTTATTCCTTTTTTAACCGATAGTAAAATTACAGAAGCATTGGTGCAAGAGGCATTTAACAGGAGTAAGTTGGAAGTAAATGCCAATCATATTTTAGTAGGGGTTCCAGTAAAAGCATCTCCAGCTGATACGTTAAAAGCGTATAAAAAAATAATTGAAGCAAGAATGAAGGTTTTGAACGGGCAACCTTTCGAAGAAGTTGCCAAACAATATTCTGAAGATCCATCAGCTCAACAGAATGGAGGTAATTTAGGGTATTTTACAGTTTTTGATATGGTTTATGACTTTGAAAATGCTGCTTACAATACCAAAATTGGTAAAGTGTCAATGCCGTTTAGAACGCAATTTGGTTATCATATAGTAAAAGTTAATGATAAAAAAGAAGCACAAGGTGAAGTAGAAGTTGCTCATATAATGATAAAAGAAAATCCAACTGATTCATTGTACGCAAAGACTAAAATTGAAGAAGTTTATGCGAAAGTAACACAAGGAAGCCCCTTTCACTTTATGGCCAATTTGCATTCAGATGATAAAACCTCTGCATTAAATGGTGGTGCTTTGCCAAAGTTTAATGCTAATAGAATGATAAAACCGTTCTCTGATGTAGCTTTTTCCTTAAAAGAAGTAGATGATATTTCTAAACCTTTTAAGACCAATTACGGTTGGCATATTGTAAAATTATTAAAAAAACATCCTATAACCGATTTGGAAAGTAGGAGAGAAGAACTGGTTCAAAAAATTGAAAAAAATGAACGTTCAAAAAGAGCAGGTAAGTCTGTTGTAAATAAGTTAATGAACAAATATGCTATTGATATAGATCAGAATTTAAAGAATATATTTTTAAAAAATGATACAGTTCAGCTCAATAAAAATTTAGATAATACAATTTTTACGATTAATGAAGAAAAAACGAGTTTATCTGATTTAGTTGAATACAGTAAAGGTAAAACCAATAGCCAAACAGTTATTTTTAATAATTTTTTAGAAACTAAGGTGCTGGATTATTTTAAAGCTAATTTGGATAAAACAGACACTGAATTTGCTTTTACCATGCAAGAGTATAAAGATGGCTTATTGCTTTTTGATTTGTTACAAGATAAAGTTTGGAAAAAGGCTGAAAGCGACACTATTGCCTTAAAAGTATATTTCAATAAAAATTCTGATAAATATATATTGAAAAAAAGAGGCAATGTTATAATAGCATCTTGCACACAAAAAGAGAAAGCTGAATTGGTAAAAGCGATGCTAAAAGAAAACAAAAGTATTGAAGAAATAAAAACTGCTGTAAATGAAGATCCTATTATCCATGTAATATTTACTAAAGGAGTTTTGGAAGAAAATCACAAAAAGTTTCCAAAAGAATTTGTTTTAAATAAAATAGGTGTTTCTAATGTATTTGAAAAAGGTACTAATAATTTTGTAGTTATTAAAACTATAAAAATAGTACCACCGGAACCTATGGAATTTAAAAAAGCACGTGGTATGGTAATCAACGATTTTCAAGAACAACTAGAAAAAGATTGGATAGCAGATTTAAAAAATCAATACTCAGTTAATATCAATAAAAAGCTATTGAAGAAAATAATTAAAGAAAATCAGAATTAATTTGCGTAATGTATTCACATATATTATACTAATTTTCGTCATTTTTTCATGCAAACGGGCGGAAGATGAAGGTAAGCCTATTGCTAAAGTTTATGAAGCGTTTTTATACGAAAAAGATATTGAAGAAATATTACCTGAAAATATTTCAAAAGAAGATAGTATAATCTTCACTAAAAATTATATTAATAAATGGGCTAAAGAGCAATTGTTGGTTCAAAAAGCTAAAATTAATCTGCAAGAAGAAAAGGAGGAAATTAATGCATTGATAAATCAGTATCATCAAGATTTATTGATAAATAAATATAAGGAAGCTGTTGTAAAGCAAGAATTAGATACTTTAGTGACAACAGCCGATATCGAAAATTTTTATGAAGAAAATAAACAGATTTTCAAATTAAATGAAGAATTAATCAAATTCAGATATATTTATTTTGATAATGATATTAACAACGCCAAGGAATTTATTTCTTTGTTTAGAGAAAATGATTATGCTTCTGATAATGCCATTATGAAGCAGGAATTACAATTAAAATCACATAACTTAAACGATTCCATTTGGATAAAGTATGATGATGTATTAAAGAATGCATCCTTTTTAAAAAATCATAACAAGAATGATTTTTTGCAAAAAAGTAAATTTATACATAAAGAAGATTCAGCGGGTGTTTACCTAGTTAAAATTAAAGATGTATTATTGCGGAACGATACGGCTCCTATGAGCTATGCAATGCCTACTATAAAACAAATGATTTTACACAAGCGAAAGCTTGAATTATTAAAGAAAATTGAAGAAACATTAACCGAAGATGCTATTAAAAATAAAGACTTTCAAATTTATTAAGATGTTAAAAAAACTTACATTACTCATACTATTAGGATTTGTATTTACAACTCAAGCACAAGATTCTACTCAAACTCAAAAAAGAGTAAAATTAGATGGAGTTGCAACGGTAGTTGGAAAAAATATTGTACTCGATTCTGAAATTGCAGCGTATAAATTAGAATTTGAACAGCAAAGTGAAGGTAAATTGGAAATTTCTGACTGTGAAATGTTAGAGCAAATCATGGAAAGAAAATTGTTGTCTCATCATGCTGTAATAGATAGTGTTACGGTAACTGAAGCTGAGGTAAATGGTCGTGTGGAAGAAAAAATTGCTTTTTTTTTACAACAATTAGGTTCTGAAGAAAAGGTTTATACCTACTATGGGTTTAGTGATATGGCTGATTTGAGAAAAGAATTTAATGAAGTAGAAAGAGAAGCTTTTATGGTTCAAAGAATGCAACAGAAACTAACTGAAGAAGTTGATGTAACACCAGAAGAGGTTAGAAATTATTATAAAAGTTTAGAAGACGAAAATATTCTGCCCGAAATAGGTGCGGAAATTGAATTGCAACAGATTGTTTTATATGTTGAGCCCTCGGAAACTGAGACCGAGAGAGTTGTAAACAAACTGAAGGAAATTAAAAAAGATGTTGAAAACGGTAGTAATTTTAAAATGAAAGCTATATTGTTTTCACAAGATCCTGGCGTTACGCAAAACAGTGGTTTATATACCATAACTCGTGAAAGTCAAATGGTTACGGAATTTAAAGAGGCAGGTTTTAGTATGGATGAAGGTGAAATATCAGATCCATTCATATCTGATTTTGGCTATCATATTTTGCAGGTTGAAAAGATAAAAGGGAAGCAACGTGATGTAAGACATTTATTAATGCAACCAGAAGTTACCAAAGAACAAGAGAACAAAGTTAAAGACTCTTTAGAGCAAATAAGAAAGGATATTTTAACATTAAAATTAACTTTTGATGAAGCTGTGCAAAAATATTCAGAAGAGAAAGTAACAAGAGCTAACAAGGGTTTAATAATGAACCCTGAAACTAACGATTCTAAGTTTGATTTGACAAGAATGTCGGATCCCACATTTTATGCCAGAGTTAGCACTCTAAAAGAAGGTGAAATTACTGATGTATTTTACGATGTAACCAGAGAAGGAAAAAAAATGTACAAAATTATTTTAATGAAATCTAAAACTGAAGCCCATACAGCTGATTTGGTTAAGGATTATATAAAAATTCAAAGTTTAGCATTACAGAAGAAAAAAGAGGAAACCATTGCAAAATGGACAAAAGAAAAAATTGGAGATACTTACATAAAAATCAATAGAGATTATAAAGATTGTGATTTTAAAAATAATTGGAAAAAAGAGGTCTCTCAATAAACATCTAATATCTTAATTAAATATAAGTAATAATTAACATCGAATAATAATGTCCGACGTAGCAGCAGTCGAAAATTTAGTAAAAAAATATAAAAACCTTCAGCAAGAGGTTGGTAAAATAATAATTGGTCAACATGAAGCCATAGACCATGTATTACTTTCTATTTTGTGTGGTGGACATTCTTTGCTTATTGGTGTACCAGGTTTAGCTAAAACCCTATTGGTAAATACCATTTCACAAACTTTAGGGTTGGATTTTAAACGAATTCAATTCACTCCTGATTTAATGCCGTCTGACATTATTGGTAGCGAGATTTTAGATGAAAATAGACATTTTAAATTTATAAAGGGTCCAATATTTTCTAATATCATTTTGGCTGATGAGATTAACCGTACACCGCCTAAAACACAAGCAGCTTTGTTGGAAGCTATGCAAGAAAAATCGGTTACAGTTGCTGGTCATCAATATAAATTAGATGCACCGTTTTTTGTGTTGGCTACGCAAAACCCAATAGAGCAAGAAGGAACCTATCCTTTGCCCGAGGCTCAACTGGACAGGTTTATGTTTTCTATCTTTTTAGACTACCCATCTTATCAAGAAGAAGTTGATATTGTAAAAAGTACCACGACCGATGAGGTCAAACAAATTAACTCCATTTTTTCTGCTCAAGAAATATTGGATTTGCAACATTTAATAAGAAGAATTCCAGTAGCTGATAATGTAGTTGAATATGCCGTAAATTTAGTTTCCAAAACAAGACCAAATTCTACAAAAGCAGCACAAATAGTTAATGATTATATTGATTGGGGTGCAGGCCCTAGAGCTTCACAAAATTTAATAATTGCTGCCAAAGGTTATGCCGCTATTCACGGTAAATTTTCACCAGATATTGAAGATGTACAGGCTGTGGCCGAAGCTATTTTACGCCATAGAATTGTAAAAAACTATAAAGCAGAGGCAGAGAGTATAACCGAAGAACGTATTATA from Aureibaculum sp. 2308TA14-22 includes:
- a CDS encoding DUF493 family protein, whose amino-acid sequence is MSEQIEFYKKLKLSLEETTEFPTKYMFKFIIPTDDSKVLQIENIFNYTGAVIDKKSSKTGKYISLTVLVQMADADSIIVKYKEVSKVEGVISL
- a CDS encoding ATP-binding protein → MEGNQNKSPKKIVITGGPGTGKTTLIKELEHRNFTCIPEISRQITLEARANGIEYLFLKDPLLFSEMLLERREKQFLEASALDTNFAFFDRGIPDIHAYMNHTNTEYPNIYLQKSATYTYDGVFILPPWKEIYTTDNERYESFDMAVELHQHLKNAYTELGYKPLEVPVGEINFRIDFIIKNIENN
- a CDS encoding AAA family ATPase, translated to MSDVAAVENLVKKYKNLQQEVGKIIIGQHEAIDHVLLSILCGGHSLLIGVPGLAKTLLVNTISQTLGLDFKRIQFTPDLMPSDIIGSEILDENRHFKFIKGPIFSNIILADEINRTPPKTQAALLEAMQEKSVTVAGHQYKLDAPFFVLATQNPIEQEGTYPLPEAQLDRFMFSIFLDYPSYQEEVDIVKSTTTDEVKQINSIFSAQEILDLQHLIRRIPVADNVVEYAVNLVSKTRPNSTKAAQIVNDYIDWGAGPRASQNLIIAAKGYAAIHGKFSPDIEDVQAVAEAILRHRIVKNYKAEAESITEERIIKELF
- a CDS encoding peptidyl-prolyl cis-trans isomerase — encoded protein: MRNVFTYIILIFVIFSCKRAEDEGKPIAKVYEAFLYEKDIEEILPENISKEDSIIFTKNYINKWAKEQLLVQKAKINLQEEKEEINALINQYHQDLLINKYKEAVVKQELDTLVTTADIENFYEENKQIFKLNEELIKFRYIYFDNDINNAKEFISLFRENDYASDNAIMKQELQLKSHNLNDSIWIKYDDVLKNASFLKNHNKNDFLQKSKFIHKEDSAGVYLVKIKDVLLRNDTAPMSYAMPTIKQMILHKRKLELLKKIEETLTEDAIKNKDFQIY
- a CDS encoding peptidylprolyl isomerase, with the protein product MIKIHNSTLFMNFKNLLICLFLVNFIYIGAQTKKDILFTVAEQPVYKGEFMRVFNKNRDIVAEEHKKSVEEYLELYINYKLKLKQAYDLKYDTISSFKNELNSYREQLVIPFLTDSKITEALVQEAFNRSKLEVNANHILVGVPVKASPADTLKAYKKIIEARMKVLNGQPFEEVAKQYSEDPSAQQNGGNLGYFTVFDMVYDFENAAYNTKIGKVSMPFRTQFGYHIVKVNDKKEAQGEVEVAHIMIKENPTDSLYAKTKIEEVYAKVTQGSPFHFMANLHSDDKTSALNGGALPKFNANRMIKPFSDVAFSLKEVDDISKPFKTNYGWHIVKLLKKHPITDLESRREELVQKIEKNERSKRAGKSVVNKLMNKYAIDIDQNLKNIFLKNDTVQLNKNLDNTIFTINEEKTSLSDLVEYSKGKTNSQTVIFNNFLETKVLDYFKANLDKTDTEFAFTMQEYKDGLLLFDLLQDKVWKKAESDTIALKVYFNKNSDKYILKKRGNVIIASCTQKEKAELVKAMLKENKSIEEIKTAVNEDPIIHVIFTKGVLEENHKKFPKEFVLNKIGVSNVFEKGTNNFVVIKTIKIVPPEPMEFKKARGMVINDFQEQLEKDWIADLKNQYSVNINKKLLKKIIKENQN
- a CDS encoding peptidylprolyl isomerase; the protein is MLKKLTLLILLGFVFTTQAQDSTQTQKRVKLDGVATVVGKNIVLDSEIAAYKLEFEQQSEGKLEISDCEMLEQIMERKLLSHHAVIDSVTVTEAEVNGRVEEKIAFFLQQLGSEEKVYTYYGFSDMADLRKEFNEVEREAFMVQRMQQKLTEEVDVTPEEVRNYYKSLEDENILPEIGAEIELQQIVLYVEPSETETERVVNKLKEIKKDVENGSNFKMKAILFSQDPGVTQNSGLYTITRESQMVTEFKEAGFSMDEGEISDPFISDFGYHILQVEKIKGKQRDVRHLLMQPEVTKEQENKVKDSLEQIRKDILTLKLTFDEAVQKYSEEKVTRANKGLIMNPETNDSKFDLTRMSDPTFYARVSTLKEGEITDVFYDVTREGKKMYKIILMKSKTEAHTADLVKDYIKIQSLALQKKKEETIAKWTKEKIGDTYIKINRDYKDCDFKNNWKKEVSQ